Sequence from the Hamadaea flava genome:
TCGCGCCCAGCCTGCTCGCAGCCGACTTCGCCCGGCTCGCCGAGGCCGCCCAGGCCGTCCACGCCGACGCCGACTGGCTCCATGTCGACGTCATGGACTACCACTTCGTCCCGAACCTGACGATCGGGCTGCCGGTCGTTCAGAGCCTGCGGGCGGCCACCGATCACCCGCTGGACTGCCACCTCATGATCGAGGCGCCGGAGCGGTGGGCCGTCGGGTACGCCGAGGCCGGCGCGTACAACGTGAGCTTCCACGTGGAGGCCGCCGCCGACCCGATCGCGCTGGCCAAGAACCTGCGGGCGGCCGGGGCCAAGGCGGGCCTCGCGGTCGACCGGGACACCCCGATCGAGCCCTATCTGGAGCTGCTCCCGCACTTCGACACCCTGCTGATCATGACGATCAAGGCCGGGTTCGGCGGCCAGAAGTTCATGCCGGAGATGCTCGACAAGGTACGCACGGCGCGGCGGCACGCCGACGCCGAAGGTCTGCAGATCCGGGTCGAGGTCGACGGCGGCATCGCCGCGGACACCATCGAGCAGGCGGCCGAGGCCGGCGCGGACGCGTTCGTCGCCGGGACGG
This genomic interval carries:
- the rpe gene encoding ribulose-phosphate 3-epimerase, with product MTPIIAPSLLAADFARLAEAAQAVHADADWLHVDVMDYHFVPNLTIGLPVVQSLRAATDHPLDCHLMIEAPERWAVGYAEAGAYNVSFHVEAAADPIALAKNLRAAGAKAGLAVDRDTPIEPYLELLPHFDTLLIMTIKAGFGGQKFMPEMLDKVRTARRHADAEGLQIRVEVDGGIAADTIEQAAEAGADAFVAGTAVFGAVDPADACRRLRALVG